A single region of the Lycium barbarum isolate Lr01 chromosome 2, ASM1917538v2, whole genome shotgun sequence genome encodes:
- the LOC132625718 gene encoding equilibrative nucleotide transporter 1, with product MGATTEIITGDTESTSLLQNPNPKKIPKDNFHVAYIIYFTLGVGYLLPWNAFITAVDYFTYLYPNVMVDRIFAIVYMIIGLICLLFIVVFGNKTSAFVRINVGMLLFVFALVTVPLMDVWYVDGRVGVYEGFGVTVCLVGICAIADGLVQGGVIGAAGELPERYMQATVAGTAASGVLVSFLRILTKAVYPQDAHGLRKSANLYFIFSIAVMILCIVFYNVAHRLPVIKYYNDLKTRAVNEEKEDKGDLTPELWRSTLDIVGTVKWYGFGILSIYVVTLCIFPGYVTEDVHSQLLKDWYPILLITGYNVFDMVGKCLTPLLYLENAKVAIGACFARLLFLPLFYGCLHGPKFFRTELPVTILTCLLGLTNGYLTSLLLMLGPKTVQLQHAEIAGTVLVLFLVIGLAIGSVVSWFWII from the exons ATGGGTGCAACCACTGAGATCATCACCGGCGATACAGAATCCACGTCACTACTCCAAAACCCAAACCCTAAAAAAATCCCAAAAGACAATTTCCACGTGGCATACATAATCTACTTCACACTCGGTGTAGGTTATCTTCTCCCATGGAACGCATTCATCACAGCCGTTGATTACTTCACTTACCTTTACCCAAACGTAATGGTAGATCGCATATTCGCTATTGTTTACATGATCATAGGTTTAATTTGCTTGCTTTTCATTGTCGTTTTCGGTAATAAAACAAGTGCTTTCGTAAGGATTAATGTCGGAATGTTGTTGTTTGTTTTTGCGCTTGTTACTGTGCCGTTAATGGATGTGTGGTATGTTGATGGGAGAGTTGGTGTTTATGAAGGGTTTGGTGTTACGGTGTGTTTGGTTGGGATTTGTGCAATTGCTGATGGGTTAGTACAAGGTGGTGTTATTGGTGCTGCTGGTGAATTGCCTGAAAGGTATATGCAAGCTACTGTTGCTGGTACTGCTGCTTCTG GTGTCCTTGTTTCGTTCCTGAGAATTCTAACCAAAGCTGTATATCCACAAGATGCTCATGGGCTGAGAAAGAGTGCAAacctttatttcattttcagcATTGCTGTGATGATTTTGTGCATAGTCTTTTACAATGTGGCACATAGGCTTCCAGTAATTAAATACTACAATGATCTTAAAACTCGGGCTGTGAATGAGGAGAAAGAGGATAAGGGCGACTTAACTCCGGAATTGTGGAGATCAACTCTCGACATTGTTGGGACAGTGAAATGGTATGGATTTGGAATCCTCAGCATTTATGTGGTCACCTTGTGTATATTTCCAGGATATGTCACAGAAGACGTGCATTCTCAACTTCTGAAGGATTGGTATCCGATCTTGTTGATTACTGGCTACAATGTGTTTGATATGGTTGGAAAGTGTCTGACTCCTCTATTATATCTTGAAAACGCCAAGGTTGCTATTGGTGCCTGCTTCGCGAGGCTGTTGTTTTTGCCTCTATTCTATGGTTGCTTACACGGGCCTAAATTCTTTAGGACGGAGCTTCCTGTCACGATACTAACTTGTCTACTGGGATTAACTAACGGCTACCTGACTAGTTTGTTACTGATGTTGGGTCCAAAAACTGTCCAACTGCAACATGCAGAGATAGCTGGGACCGTACTTGTTTTGTTCTTGGTGATAGGTCTGGCAATTGGTTCTGTTGTATCATGGTTCTGGATTATATAG
- the LOC132625710 gene encoding ADP-ribosylation factor 2: protein MGLTFTKLFSRLFAKKEMRILMVGLDAAGKTTILYKLKLGEIVTTIPTIGFNVETVEYKNISFTVWDVGGQDKIRPLWRHYFQNTQGLIFVVDSNDRDRVVEARDELHRMLNEDELRDAVLLVFANKQDLPNAMNAAEITDKLGLHSLRQRHWYIQSTCATSGEGLYEGLDWLSNNIANKA from the exons ATGGGGCTTACATTCACCAAGCTTTTCAGCCGGCTATTTGCCAAGAAGGAAATGCGTATTCTCATGGTTGGACTCGATGCAGCTGGTAAGACCACCATATTGTACAAGCTCAAGCTGGGCGAGATCGTCACCACCATTCCAACTATTG GTTTCAATGTGGAAACTGTTGAATACAAGAACATCAGCTTCACCGTTTGGGATGTCGGGGGTCAGGACAAG ATCCGTCCATTGTGGAGGCATTATTTCCAGAACACTCAGGGTCTCATTTTTGTGGTTGATAGCAATGACAGAGACCGTGTTGTGGAGGCAAGAGATGAATTGCACAGGATGTTGAATGAG GATGAGCTTCGGGATGCTGTGCTGCTTGTTTTTGCTAACAAACAAGATCTTCCTAATGCAATGAATGCTGCTGAAATAACTGATAAGCTTGGACTCCACTCACTCAGGCAGCGTCACTG GTACATCCAGAGCACTTGTGCAACATCTGGAGAGGGACTTTATGAGGGGCTTGATTGGCTTTCTAACAACATTGCCAATAAG GCCTAA
- the LOC132625729 gene encoding uncharacterized protein LOC132625729 isoform X2 — protein sequence MKTEGQGVDIMENTSNVHNRLPRPMIQSIFSGFQEKVQECVKSNFKRLKTNHDKSISSVMRGKKRGASAIIGLDKEKQLQSWKENPSWVDPPPNVKEVLSRKVLVDEGSRQVVELEQAAIWRFLWWSGTISVHVLVDQNREDYTMNFKQVKTGFMERFEGHWKVEPLLVDQHLCHPFRPKTLADYISYTKGKGRIGSTVSLDQLIQPAIVPPPPISWYLRGITSKTTEMIITDLVAEAARIRGSSGTDGHQGLQVNEESPAEPQVGDIRDIKERWALRRRTARHHRRLSSIVKSS from the exons ATGAAGACAGAGGGTCAGGGCGTAGATATAATGGAGAATACGAGCAATGTACATAATAGATTGCCTCGTCCAATGATCCAGTCTATTTTCTCAGGATTCCAGGAAAAGGTCCAAGAATGTGTTAAG TCAAATTTCAAAAGATTGAAAACCAATCATGATAAATCAATCTCATCAGTCATGAGAGGTAAGAAGAGAGGAGCATCTGCAATCATAGGTTTGGATAAAGAGAAGCAATTACAATCTTGGAAAGAGAATCCGAGTTGGGTTGATCCACCGCCAAATGTAAAG GAAGTATTATCAAGGAAGGTGTTGGTTGATGAAGGTTCAAGGCAAGTGGTGGAATTAGAGCAAGCCGCAATATGGAGATTTCTTTGGTGGTCAGGAACAATATCTGTTCATGTATTAGTGGACCAAAACAGAGAAGACTACACG ATGAATTTCAAGCAAGTGAAAACTGGATTCATGGAAAGATTTGAAGGTCACTGGAAAGTGGAACCCCTGCTTGTTGATCAACATCTTTGCCATCCCTTCAGACCTAAGACGTTAGCGGATTACATATCATACACTAAAGGAAAAGGCAGGATTGGATCAACGGTTAGCTTGGACCAACTCATTCAACCAGCTATCGTACCTCCTCCGcccatttcttggtatcttagaGGAATAACTAGCAAGACGACCGAGATGATTATAACAGATTTGGTTGCTGAAGCAGCTAGAATACGAGGATCTTCTGGCACTGATGGTCACCAAGGTTTGCAGGTAAATGAGGAATCTCCTGCTGAACCCCAAGTAGGCGATATTCGTGATATAAAAGAAAGGTGGGCGTTGAGAAGGAGAACTGCAAGGCATCATCGAAGATTGTCTTCGATTGTCAAGTCATCATAA
- the LOC132625729 gene encoding uncharacterized protein LOC132625729 isoform X1, with the protein MKTEGQGVDIMENTSNVHNRLPRPMIQSIFSGFQEKVQECVKSNFKRLKTNHDKSISSVMRGKKRGASAIIGLDKEKQLQSWKENPSWVDPPPNVKVSVPKGSLCNLNVKVNIGLPPDTVYDIVTDPENKRVFKNIKEVLSRKVLVDEGSRQVVELEQAAIWRFLWWSGTISVHVLVDQNREDYTMNFKQVKTGFMERFEGHWKVEPLLVDQHLCHPFRPKTLADYISYTKGKGRIGSTVSLDQLIQPAIVPPPPISWYLRGITSKTTEMIITDLVAEAARIRGSSGTDGHQGLQVNEESPAEPQVGDIRDIKERWALRRRTARHHRRLSSIVKSS; encoded by the exons ATGAAGACAGAGGGTCAGGGCGTAGATATAATGGAGAATACGAGCAATGTACATAATAGATTGCCTCGTCCAATGATCCAGTCTATTTTCTCAGGATTCCAGGAAAAGGTCCAAGAATGTGTTAAG TCAAATTTCAAAAGATTGAAAACCAATCATGATAAATCAATCTCATCAGTCATGAGAGGTAAGAAGAGAGGAGCATCTGCAATCATAGGTTTGGATAAAGAGAAGCAATTACAATCTTGGAAAGAGAATCCGAGTTGGGTTGATCCACCGCCAAATGTAAAG GTAAGTGTACCCAAAGGTTCTCTCTGCAACCTGAATGTGAAAGTTAATATTGGATTGCCCCCAGATACTGTGTATGACATTGTAACCGACCCTGAAAATAAAAGAGTCTTCAAGAATATCAAG GAAGTATTATCAAGGAAGGTGTTGGTTGATGAAGGTTCAAGGCAAGTGGTGGAATTAGAGCAAGCCGCAATATGGAGATTTCTTTGGTGGTCAGGAACAATATCTGTTCATGTATTAGTGGACCAAAACAGAGAAGACTACACG ATGAATTTCAAGCAAGTGAAAACTGGATTCATGGAAAGATTTGAAGGTCACTGGAAAGTGGAACCCCTGCTTGTTGATCAACATCTTTGCCATCCCTTCAGACCTAAGACGTTAGCGGATTACATATCATACACTAAAGGAAAAGGCAGGATTGGATCAACGGTTAGCTTGGACCAACTCATTCAACCAGCTATCGTACCTCCTCCGcccatttcttggtatcttagaGGAATAACTAGCAAGACGACCGAGATGATTATAACAGATTTGGTTGCTGAAGCAGCTAGAATACGAGGATCTTCTGGCACTGATGGTCACCAAGGTTTGCAGGTAAATGAGGAATCTCCTGCTGAACCCCAAGTAGGCGATATTCGTGATATAAAAGAAAGGTGGGCGTTGAGAAGGAGAACTGCAAGGCATCATCGAAGATTGTCTTCGATTGTCAAGTCATCATAA
- the LOC132625699 gene encoding galactinol synthase 1-like, producing MAEALSVDIFSDSKNVSTLNTSRAKKAYVTFLAGNGDYMKGVVGLAKGLRKAKSVYPLVVAVLPDVPEEHRKIIRKQGCIVREIEPIYPPKHQIQFVAAYYVINYSKLRLWNLVEYEKMVYLDADIQVYENIDHLLDDTPNGYLYAVMDCFCEKEWNHSIQYSVGYCQQHCPDKKKAITWPAGSSAPALYFNAGMLVFEPSRVTYDNLLQAVQITPPTPFAEQDFLNMYFQEVYKPIPLVYNLVLAMLWHHPENVDLDKVKVVHYCAAGSKPWRYTGKEENMDREDVKMLVKKWWDIYNDASLDYICPHDDEQDSRVPKRLTPFITASSAA from the exons ATGGCTGAAGCATTATCTGTAGATATCTTTTCCGACTCTAAAAACGTCTCAACTCTTAACACGAGTCGCGCTAAGAAGGCGTACGTGACGTTTTTGGCTGGAAATGGCGATTACATGAAAGGAGTAGTTGGATTGGCAAAGGGTTTGCGAAAGGCGAAGAGTGTGTACCCTCTTGTGGTGGCCGTCTTGCCCGACGTGCCGGAGGAGCACCGGAAAATCATACGCAAACAAGGTTGCATTGTTCGTGAAATTGAGCCAATTTATCCTCCTAAGCACCAAATTCAATTTGTTGCGGCCTATTATGTCATCAACTACTCCAAGCTCCGTTTATGGAAT CTTGTGGAATACGAGAAGATGGTATACTTAGACGCAGACATTCAAGTATACGAAAACATCGATCATCTCTTAGACGACACACCAAATGGATACTTGTACGCTGTGATGGACTGTTTCTGCGAGAAGGAATGGAACCATTCGATTCAATATTCCGTTGGGTATTGCCAACAACATTGTCCTGATAAAAAGAAAGCGATCACTTGGCCTGCCGGTTCATCAGCTCCTGCCTTGTACTTCAATGCTGGCATGCTCGTGTTTGAGCCTAGCCGTGTTACTTATGATAACCTTCTTCAAGCTGTCCAAATTACTCCACCTACTCCATTTGCAGAGCAG GATTTCTTGAACATGTATTTCCAAGAAGTATACAAACCAATTCCTCTGGTATACAACTTGGTACTAGCAATGCTGTGGCACCACCCTGAAAACGTTGACCTCGACAAAGTTAAAGTGGTTCACTACTGTGCAGCC GGATCAAAGCCGTGGAGATATACTGGAAAAGAAGAAAACATGGACAGGGAAGACGTAAAGATGTTAGTCAAGAAATGGTGGGACATTTACAATGATGCTTCCCTTGATTACATTTGCCCTCATGATGATGAACAAGATAGTAGAGTTCCTAAAAGACTGACACCTTTTATTACTGCTTCTTCTGCTGCTTGA
- the LOC132629205 gene encoding F-box/kelch-repeat protein At3g23880-like translates to MEKSLSTDQIINKILLHLPVKPLIRFRSVCKSWRSLINDPIFIDAHRKKMEIVSDNLRLFQIVYQLYPNEGLRSWCYAGSPSNELIHPGFPIMNTKPCTYELVGSCNGLICFLTNFLHGKKEINLWNPSLRKYRTVPASTFSPERQRHAPSYGFGFDGSNDHKMVKVTYIDDRILKKPIVEVYSLKQDSWKTIGDCFPSQYYYVRGVTVFFNGCIHWLTQREYGKIRPRRLPIVSFDVEKEVFQEFWLPNPTEREANCISPLHGSLCVCAKSTSPIDTILDIEVWLMKEYAMEKTWTKLYVTRLDEELSGPIIPLRVLDHFAEAIVYINKNVFLYDHENEEFEDFGIWANGIGVPYVTSFMETLVWVEPIIVETTRIKEEVNFTIERMEIENAKLESTTSKKETKEVGAKQDGNCVIL, encoded by the coding sequence ATGGAGAAATCATTATCCACAGATCAAATCATCAACAAGATTTTATTGCACTTACCCGTGAAACCTCTCATTCGATTTCGATCCGTTTGTAAATCATGGCGTTCTCTAATCAATGATCCAATTTTCATCGATGCACATCGAAAGAAAATGGAAATTGTTAGCGACAACTTGCGTCTATTCCAAATTGTGTACCAATTATATCCCAACGAAGGGCTTCGATCGTGGTGTTACGCGGGAAGCCCGAGCAACGAGTTAATTCACCCGGGCTTCCCCATAATGAACACGAAGCCATGTACCTATGAGTTGGTAGGTTCGTGTAACGGATTAATTTGTTTCCTCACGAATTTCTTACACGGTAAAAAAGAAATCAATTTATGGAACCCGTCATTGAGGAAATACAGGACGGTGCCCGCTTCCACCTTCTCCCCGGAACGTCAGAGGCACGCGCCTAGTTATGGGTTCGGTTTTGATGGTAGCAACGATCACAAAATGGTAAAAGTTACTTACATTGATGATAGAATATTAAAAAAACCAATTGTCGAGGTGTATAGTTTAAAACAAGATTCATGGAAGACCATTGGGGACTGTTTTCCTTCACAATATTATTACGTACGAGGTGTCACGGTTTTCTTCAACGGGTGCATCCATTGGCTTACGCAGCGCGAATACGGAAAAATTCGACCTAGGAGGTTGCCTATAGTTTCTTTTGACGTGGAAAAAGAGGTGTTTCAAGAATTTTGGCTCCCCAATCCTACAGAACGGGAAGCCAATTGTATAAGCCCGTTACATGGATCACTATGTGTTTGTGCAAAATCAACTTCACCAATCGATACAATTCTCGATATTGAGGTTTGGTTGATGAAAGAATACGCAATGGAGAAGACGTGGACAAAATTGTATGTGACAAGGTTGGATGAAGAGTTGTCCGGGCCTATAATTCCTTTGAGAGTGTTGGACCATTTTGCAGAGGCAATTGTGTACATAAATAAGAATGTTTTTTTATATGATCATGAAAATGAAGAATTTGAGGATTTTGGTATTTGGGCTAATGGAATTGGAGTTCCTTATGTGACTTCTTTTATGGAGACTTTGGTTTGGGTTGAACCAATTATAGTTGAAACTActcgaattaaagaagaagttaaTTTTACAATTGAACGTATGGAAATTGAGAATGCAAAGCTAGAGAGTACAACTAGTAAGAAGGAAACTAAGGAAGTAGGTGCTAAGCAAGATGGTAATTGTGTGATCCTATGA
- the LOC132625692 gene encoding cysteine-rich receptor-like protein kinase 2, which yields MERATPSILCSHFVIVLILLLLDTSVAEPRSQIVQIICGNETAVSATNFVATMERISEQTRTTGYGVAVTGTGPDTNYGLCQCYGDLSLPDCVLCYAEARAALPRCFPSMGGRIYLDGCFMRVENYTFYEEYLGPEDRRVCGTRTTKGSLFQQNARRAVQQAVANAPSSNGYARAQVSVPGHFKETAYVLADCWKSLSANSCAACLQNASASMLGCLPLSEGRALYTGCFMRYSDTNFLNVISTGGGSSSVGKVVVIVIVAVSSVVVLGVGVVIGICVWKNKQIRNKRKGANDAKKLVKILHDNSLNFKYSTLDKATGSFDEANKLGQGGFGTVYKGVLADGREIAVKRLFFNNKHRAAEFYNEVNIISSVEHKNLIRLLGCSCSGPESLLIYEFLPNQSLDRFIFDPVKGKTLNWEKRFEIIIGTAEGLVYLHENTKRRIIHRDIKASNILLDSRLRAKIADFGLARSFQEDNSHISTVIAGTLGYMAPEYLAHGQLTEKADVYSFGVLLLEIVTGRQNNSSKNAEYTVSLVSIAWEHFRRETVEELFDPNLMLHNYHTINVKNEVERVLHVGLLCTQETAALRPSISKALRMFVKKEEELPLPTNPPFVDEKTMELHDPWEKYSLGEGDSASIANLSHSSFYPR from the exons ATGGAGAGAGCAACCCCTTCAATTTTATGTAGTCACTTTGTTATTGTGTTGATCCTACTTCTATTAGACACGTCAGTGGCTGAACCAAGATCTCAGATAGTCCAGATTATATGTGGAAATGAAACAGCGGTTTCCGCCACAAATTTTGTTGCTACAATGGAACGTATAAGTGAACAAACGAGAACTACAGGGTATGGAGTAGCAGTTACTGGCACTGGACCAGATACTAACTATGGACTATGCCAATGCTATGGTGATCTTTCTTTACCCGACTGCGTCTTATGCTACGCTGAAGCGCGAGCTGCTCTGCCCAGGTGCTTCCCTTCTATGGGAGGGCGAATTTATCTTGATGGCTGCTTTATGCGAGTGGAGAATTACACGTTCTATGAGGAGTATTTAGGTCCAGAGGACAGGCGTGTATGTGGAACCAGGACCACAAAGGGTTCATTGTTCCAACAGAATGCTAGGCGAGCCGTTCAGCAAGCAGTTGCAAACGCACCAAGTAGTAATGGCTACGCGCGTGCTCAAGTGTCAGTGCCTGGACATTTCAAGGAGACAGCTTATGTTCTCGCTGATTGTTGGAAGTCTCTAAGCGCAAATTCCTGCGCAGCATGTCTGCAAAACGCATCTGCCTCAATGCTGGGATGCTTACCTTTGTCAGAAGGTAGAGCTCTGTATACCGGATGCTTCATGAGGTATTCTGATACAAATTttctcaatgttatttctaccggTGGAGGCTCGTCATCAGTAG GAAAAGTTGTAGTCATTGTCATTGTTGCTGTTAGTTCCGTGGTCGTCTTGGGAGTAGGTGTTGTCATTGGCATTTGTGTCTGGAAGAACAAACAAATCCGGAACAAGAGGAAAG GTGCAAATGATGCTAAGAAACTAGTGAAGATCCTTCATGACAACAGCTTGAACTTCAAGTATTCGACACTTGACAAAGCCACGGGGTCATTTGATGAGGCCAACAAGCTCGGGCAAGGTGGATTTGGCACGGTTTATAAG GGTGTTTTGGCAGATGGGAGAGAGATCGCTGTCAAAAGATTGTTCTTTAACAACAAACACAGAGCTGCAGAATTTTATAACGAGGTTAACATAATCAGTAGCGTCGAGCACAAAAACTTGATAAGGTTATTGGGATGCAGTTGCTCAGGACCGGAAAGCCTTCTTATATATGAGTTCCTTCCTAACCAGAGTCTTGATCGCTTCATATTTG ATCCTGTCAAAGGTAAAACTCTAAACTGGGAGAAAAGATTTGAGATAATTATTGGGACCGCAGAAGGTTTGGTATACCTCCACGAGAACACAAAGAGACGAATAATACACAGAGACATAAAAGCAAGCAACATCTTGTTGGACTCGAGGCTCCGTGCAAAGATTGCTGATTTCGGGTTGGCCAGGTCATTCCAAGAAGACAACAGTCACATAAGCACTGTCATAGCTGGCACATT AGGATATATGGCTCCAGAATACTTAGCACATGGCCAATTAACAGAAAAAGCAGACGTTTACAGCTTTGGAGTTCTTCTACTAGAGATTGTTACTGGAAGACAAAATAACAGTAGCAAAAATGCCGAATATACAGTCAGCTTAGTTTCCATT GCATGGGAGCACTTTCGACGCGAGACTGTGGAGGAACTGTTCGATCCGAATCTCATGTTGCATAACTACCACACAATCAATGTGAAAAATGAGGTAGAGCGAGTTTTACATGTCGGACTTTTGTGCACTCAAGAGACCGCGGCGTTAAGGCCATCCATATCTAAGGCGTTACGGATGTTCGTCAAGAAAGAAGAAGAGTTGCCGCTACCTACCAATCCACCATTTGTTGATGAGAAAACTATGGAACTTCATGACCCTTGGGAGAAGTATTCGCTTGGAGAAGGCGATTCTGCTTCAATTGCCAACTTATCTCACAGTTCTTTTTACCCCAGATGA